In Streptomyces sp. NBC_00306, a single genomic region encodes these proteins:
- a CDS encoding Repetin: protein MKAPVHFPAKVAAIGAALLITAGATGSAVASGDADARGGGQREAAALTGSAKLYRSLGDDITFTFDAHLAAKDTDDPLKATGTFSWSHYLNGEGAWAKARVDCLVTGGKVAVVSGVITDTDLEGAKGTRVGITVHDVGGRDRLGYSWAAQGSPVETKDLPRCVGSAPFEKVKGGSGDFRVVPWNPKL, encoded by the coding sequence ATGAAAGCGCCTGTCCACTTCCCTGCGAAAGTCGCCGCGATCGGCGCGGCCCTGCTGATCACCGCCGGGGCCACCGGGTCCGCCGTGGCGTCGGGCGACGCCGACGCGCGGGGCGGCGGGCAGCGGGAGGCCGCCGCCCTCACCGGCTCCGCGAAGCTGTACCGCTCGCTCGGCGACGACATCACCTTCACCTTCGACGCGCATCTGGCGGCGAAGGACACCGACGACCCGCTCAAGGCCACCGGCACCTTCAGCTGGAGCCACTATCTGAACGGCGAGGGCGCCTGGGCGAAGGCCAGGGTCGACTGCCTGGTCACCGGCGGCAAGGTGGCCGTGGTCAGCGGCGTCATCACCGACACCGACCTGGAGGGGGCCAAGGGCACCCGGGTCGGCATCACCGTCCACGACGTCGGAGGGCGGGACCGGCTCGGCTACAGCTGGGCCGCCCAGGGCAGCCCGGTGGAGACCAAGGACCTGCCCCGATGCGTGGGCTCCGCGCCCTTCGAGAAGGTGAAGGGGGGCTCGGGCGACTTCCGGGTGGTGCCCTGGAACCCCAAGCTCTGA
- a CDS encoding carbon-nitrogen hydrolase family protein: protein MPPLRTALLQSSGRPGSVAENLKALDEAAAHAAATGARLLVCPELFLTGYAIGDELPVLAEPADGPGATAVAEIAVRHGIAVVYGYPERDGAASGDRTGGPGRIFNSAQLIGPDGDRLANYRKTHLFGCFEQQWFTPGDQPVVQAELDGITIGMLICYDVEFPENVRAHALAGTDLLLVPTAQMHPFQFVAESLVPVRAFENQMYIAYVNRTGPEGEFEFVGLSCLAGPDGAARARAGRGEELVVGEVDPAFLSASREANPYLRDRRPGLYTSLN, encoded by the coding sequence ATGCCGCCGCTGCGCACCGCACTGCTCCAGAGTTCCGGCCGACCGGGCTCGGTCGCCGAGAATCTGAAGGCGCTCGACGAGGCCGCCGCGCACGCCGCGGCCACCGGCGCCCGCCTGCTGGTGTGCCCGGAGCTGTTCCTGACCGGATACGCGATCGGGGACGAGCTGCCCGTGCTGGCGGAGCCCGCAGACGGCCCCGGTGCCACGGCCGTCGCCGAGATCGCCGTCCGCCACGGCATCGCGGTCGTGTACGGATACCCCGAGCGGGACGGCGCCGCGTCCGGCGACCGGACCGGAGGCCCGGGCCGGATCTTCAACTCCGCCCAGCTGATCGGCCCCGACGGCGACCGCCTGGCGAACTACCGCAAGACCCACCTCTTCGGCTGCTTCGAGCAGCAGTGGTTCACCCCCGGCGACCAGCCCGTCGTCCAGGCCGAGCTCGACGGCATCACGATCGGCATGCTGATCTGCTACGACGTGGAGTTCCCGGAGAACGTCCGCGCGCACGCCCTCGCCGGCACCGACCTCCTGCTGGTGCCCACCGCACAGATGCACCCCTTCCAGTTCGTCGCCGAGTCGCTCGTACCGGTGCGGGCCTTCGAGAACCAGATGTACATCGCGTACGTCAACAGGACGGGCCCCGAGGGGGAGTTCGAGTTCGTCGGGCTCAGCTGTCTCGCCGGCCCCGACGGCGCCGCCCGGGCCCGCGCGGGCCGCGGCGAAGAACTCGTGGTCGGCGAGGTGGATCCCGCCTTCCTGAGTGCGTCGCGCGAGGCCAATCCGTATCTCCGGGACCGCCGCCCGGGCCTGTACACCTCGCTGAACTGA
- a CDS encoding roadblock/LC7 domain-containing protein has product MADEGTGESAGLGWLLDDLVARTGHVQQAVLLTADGLVGSASRGMVRRDIEHLSAVCAGFHSLAKEAGDRFAAGSVRQTMVMLDNAFLFITPAGDGSRLAVLSDIETDVGQLAHEMALLVRRVGRHMAVPTRSAPEDTGT; this is encoded by the coding sequence ATGGCTGACGAAGGCACCGGAGAAAGCGCCGGCCTGGGCTGGCTCCTCGACGACCTGGTGGCCAGGACCGGTCATGTGCAGCAGGCGGTGCTCCTCACGGCGGACGGGCTGGTCGGCAGCGCGTCCCGGGGCATGGTCAGGCGGGACATCGAGCATCTGTCCGCCGTCTGCGCGGGCTTCCACAGCCTGGCGAAGGAGGCGGGCGACCGGTTCGCGGCGGGCAGCGTACGGCAGACGATGGTGATGCTCGACAACGCCTTCCTCTTCATCACCCCGGCCGGTGACGGCAGCCGGCTTGCCGTCCTCTCCGACATCGAGACGGACGTCGGTCAGCTGGCCCACGAAATGGCACTGCTGGTCCGGCGCGTGGGACGGCACATGGCCGTGCCCACGCGCTCGGCCCCCGAGGACACCGGCACCTGA
- a CDS encoding amino acid permease, producing the protein MLDHGAAPPSTEPPQGGRPGAGARLMRRKPVERLVAESGQGEGGSLRRSLSMWQLTMISIGATLGTGIFVVLGEAVPEAGPAVTVSFVIAGLTALFSALSYAELAGTIPVSGSSYSYTYATLGELIAWVCGWCLILEYGVSVAAVAVGWGEYLNELLDGTIGVTIPDVLSAPPGDGGLFNLPALIVVLLAMVFLLGGARESARANTIMVVVKIAALVLFCAVGVQGFRAGNYENFMPLGMAGVSAAGASLFFSYIGFDAASTAGEEAKNPQRDLPRAIMLSLLIVTALYVLVAAVAVGARPWKGFGDSEAALAGIMRDVTGQTFWAVLLAAGAVIAIASVVLTVLYGQTRILFAMSRDGLVPKVFSKVDRKSGVPRANTVIVSVFCGVLAAAVPLGQLADATSIGTLFAFALVNVAVVVLRRTRPDMDRTFRVPLSPLFPVAGFAFCVWMMFSLPAVTWAVFGVWMAVGLVFYFGYGMRRSRLATAEK; encoded by the coding sequence GTGCTGGACCACGGCGCAGCCCCACCCTCGACCGAGCCACCGCAGGGCGGGCGCCCCGGCGCCGGCGCCCGGCTGATGCGGCGCAAGCCCGTCGAGCGCCTGGTTGCCGAGAGTGGCCAGGGCGAGGGTGGATCGCTGCGCCGGTCGCTCTCCATGTGGCAGCTGACCATGATCAGCATCGGCGCCACGCTGGGCACGGGCATCTTCGTCGTCCTCGGCGAGGCCGTCCCCGAAGCGGGACCGGCCGTCACTGTCTCGTTCGTGATAGCCGGCCTCACCGCACTGTTCTCGGCACTCTCCTACGCCGAACTCGCCGGCACGATCCCCGTCTCCGGTTCCTCCTACTCGTACACCTACGCCACCCTCGGCGAACTCATCGCCTGGGTCTGCGGCTGGTGTCTGATCCTCGAGTACGGGGTGTCGGTGGCCGCGGTGGCCGTCGGCTGGGGCGAGTACCTCAACGAACTGCTCGACGGCACGATCGGCGTGACCATTCCGGACGTGCTGTCCGCTCCGCCGGGCGACGGCGGCCTGTTCAATCTGCCCGCCCTCATCGTCGTGCTTCTGGCGATGGTCTTCCTGCTCGGCGGTGCCCGCGAGAGCGCCCGCGCCAACACGATCATGGTCGTCGTGAAGATCGCCGCCCTGGTGCTCTTCTGCGCCGTCGGCGTCCAGGGCTTCCGGGCCGGCAACTACGAGAACTTCATGCCGCTGGGCATGGCGGGCGTCAGCGCCGCCGGCGCCTCGCTGTTCTTCTCCTACATCGGCTTCGACGCCGCGTCGACGGCCGGCGAGGAGGCGAAGAACCCGCAGCGCGACCTGCCGCGCGCGATCATGCTCTCGCTGCTCATCGTCACGGCCCTGTACGTGCTGGTCGCGGCCGTCGCCGTGGGCGCCAGGCCGTGGAAGGGCTTCGGCGATTCGGAGGCCGCGCTCGCCGGCATCATGCGCGATGTGACCGGCCAGACGTTCTGGGCCGTCCTGCTCGCCGCCGGCGCCGTGATCGCCATCGCCAGCGTCGTCCTCACGGTGCTCTACGGACAGACCCGCATCCTGTTCGCGATGTCCCGCGACGGCCTCGTCCCCAAGGTCTTCTCCAAGGTCGACCGCAAGAGCGGCGTGCCCCGCGCCAACACCGTGATCGTCTCGGTGTTCTGCGGAGTGCTGGCTGCCGCCGTCCCGCTGGGCCAGCTCGCCGACGCGACCAGCATCGGCACGCTCTTCGCCTTCGCCCTGGTCAATGTGGCGGTCGTGGTGCTGCGCCGGACGCGCCCGGACATGGACCGCACGTTCCGGGTGCCGCTCTCGCCGCTGTTCCCGGTGGCTGGTTTCGCCTTCTGCGTCTGGATGATGTTCAGCCTCCCGGCCGTCACCTGGGCGGTCTTCGGAGTCTGGATGGCGGTCGGCCTCGTGTTCTACTTCGGTTACGGCATGCGCCGCTCCCGACTGGCCACCGCAGAGAAGTGA
- a CDS encoding sensor histidine kinase yields the protein MVSVTGDLRALIRLQSMYESFGTPVDTAVGQIQIERRLSAAYLGAGPQGGAAAVAGLTQQQRSTDRAVRAMREAIGDRERREDLSARQRESLDAMADAADGLDALREKVVGRTISWDRAIEEYTTMVEPTFDVQSTLTALQAGQLAREAQVVVELVRVREFVSRQDALVAGAHAAGRLSDAQYDTLTATIEDRRVFHRTYVPDLPADSRQLFAGFERSDVYRALVAQEDTLLRAGPAGAGEAMAGDSWRDTTDRAVQRYMLLCTDAAINASDRGRAFAYHEMIKAAVVGVAGLAAVGLSIWFSVASGRRISRRLEELRDAADLLATRQLPDVMERLAAGEEVDAAAAAPPLDFGDPKRGPDEIDEIDQVGQALNAARLAAVEAAVKQSTLRRGIFAVLLNIARRNQALVHRQSKLVDTLERRTSDPDTLDDLFRIDHLTTRMRRHAEGLIILSGAAPGRRWRRPVPVVDIVSAAVGEIEDYARVVVPPMPAVGITADAVADVVHLVAELVENAAVYSPPHTQVTMRTGRVGNGFALEIDDRGLGMDQAALEEAQRTLARPGDFDPAQDDRLGLYVVGRLAERHGIGVTLTRSPYGGTTAVVFLPTAVLAAVEQPAKAAAERESAPPPRPRAVRAEALRRTLERVPLVHDRATDAPAPAPERTTATTGSGARPVAVPDGSGAAAGEADPASDGSGPAAEKASPVTDGSGPAAEKAAPASDGSGPAAEKADPASDGSGPAAEMSAPATDGSGAAAEKAAPASDGTTPSGTRPASVPDPTGGPSGTAVPATPLHGLPTRVRQASLAPPLRDAPPPAAGGPDREVSAEEMRSIFGSFQRGLDRGRRGDSVGPESPSTAPQARTTDEGTDDDG from the coding sequence ATGGTCTCCGTGACCGGTGATCTCCGCGCGCTCATACGGCTCCAGAGCATGTACGAGAGCTTCGGTACGCCGGTCGACACCGCCGTCGGGCAGATCCAGATCGAACGGCGGCTCTCCGCCGCGTACTTGGGGGCGGGGCCGCAGGGCGGCGCTGCCGCCGTCGCCGGTCTGACCCAGCAGCAGCGCTCCACCGACCGGGCCGTGCGCGCGATGCGCGAGGCGATCGGCGACCGGGAGCGGCGGGAGGACCTCTCCGCACGTCAGCGCGAGTCCCTGGACGCGATGGCGGACGCGGCCGACGGTCTGGATGCGCTGCGCGAGAAGGTCGTGGGCCGGACGATCTCCTGGGACCGCGCGATCGAGGAGTACACGACGATGGTGGAACCCACCTTCGACGTGCAGTCCACGCTCACCGCGCTTCAGGCCGGCCAACTCGCCCGCGAGGCGCAGGTCGTCGTCGAACTCGTGCGGGTGCGGGAGTTCGTCTCCCGGCAGGACGCACTGGTGGCGGGCGCGCACGCCGCCGGGCGGCTGAGCGACGCGCAGTACGACACCCTCACCGCCACGATCGAGGACCGCCGGGTCTTCCACCGCACCTATGTCCCCGACCTCCCGGCCGACTCCCGGCAGCTCTTCGCCGGCTTCGAGCGCAGCGATGTCTACCGGGCCCTGGTCGCCCAGGAGGACACACTGCTGCGGGCCGGTCCCGCGGGTGCCGGCGAGGCGATGGCCGGTGACTCCTGGCGCGACACGACGGACCGCGCGGTCCAGCGGTACATGCTGCTGTGCACCGACGCGGCGATCAACGCGTCCGACCGGGGCCGCGCCTTCGCCTACCACGAGATGATCAAGGCGGCGGTCGTCGGTGTGGCGGGACTGGCCGCGGTCGGTCTGTCGATCTGGTTCTCGGTGGCCAGCGGCCGCCGCATCTCCCGCCGGCTGGAAGAACTGCGCGACGCCGCGGACCTGTTGGCCACCCGCCAGCTGCCCGACGTGATGGAGCGGCTCGCCGCGGGCGAGGAGGTCGACGCGGCAGCCGCCGCTCCACCCCTCGACTTCGGCGACCCGAAGCGAGGCCCGGACGAGATCGACGAGATCGACCAGGTGGGCCAGGCACTCAACGCCGCACGGCTGGCCGCCGTCGAGGCCGCCGTCAAGCAGTCCACGCTGCGCCGGGGCATCTTCGCCGTCCTGCTCAACATCGCCCGCCGCAACCAGGCCCTCGTGCACCGTCAGTCGAAGCTCGTCGACACCCTGGAGCGCCGCACCAGCGACCCCGACACACTCGACGACCTGTTCCGCATCGACCATCTGACCACCCGGATGCGCCGGCACGCGGAGGGCCTGATCATTCTCTCCGGCGCCGCCCCCGGCCGTCGGTGGCGCCGGCCGGTGCCGGTCGTCGACATCGTGTCCGCGGCCGTCGGCGAGATCGAGGACTACGCCCGTGTCGTCGTACCGCCCATGCCCGCGGTCGGCATCACGGCCGATGCCGTGGCGGACGTGGTGCACCTGGTCGCCGAACTCGTCGAGAACGCCGCCGTCTACTCCCCGCCGCACACGCAGGTCACCATGCGCACCGGACGCGTCGGCAACGGCTTCGCGCTGGAGATCGACGACCGCGGACTCGGCATGGACCAGGCCGCGCTGGAAGAGGCCCAGCGGACGCTGGCCCGGCCCGGCGACTTCGATCCGGCGCAGGACGACCGCCTCGGGCTGTACGTCGTCGGCCGCCTGGCGGAACGGCACGGCATCGGTGTCACCCTCACCCGCTCCCCGTACGGCGGCACGACGGCGGTGGTCTTCCTGCCCACCGCGGTCCTCGCCGCCGTCGAGCAGCCGGCCAAGGCCGCCGCGGAGCGGGAGAGCGCGCCGCCGCCCCGGCCCCGGGCCGTACGGGCCGAGGCCTTGCGGCGCACGCTCGAACGCGTGCCCCTGGTGCACGACCGCGCCACGGATGCCCCGGCACCCGCGCCGGAGCGGACGACGGCGACGACGGGATCCGGGGCGAGGCCGGTGGCGGTACCGGACGGGTCCGGCGCTGCCGCGGGGGAGGCGGATCCTGCGTCGGACGGGTCCGGTCCTGCCGCCGAGAAGGCGTCACCGGTGACGGACGGGTCTGGTCCTGCCGCCGAGAAGGCGGCTCCTGCGTCGGACGGGTCTGGTCCTGCCGCCGAGAAGGCGGATCCTGCGTCGGACGGGTCCGGTCCTGCCGCCGAGATGAGCGCGCCCGCGACGGACGGGTCCGGCGCTGCCGCCGAGAAGGCGGCTCCTGCGTCGGACGGGACCACCCCGTCCGGCACCAGGCCCGCGTCCGTACCGGACCCGACCGGCGGGCCGAGCGGGACGGCGGTTCCCGCGACGCCGCTGCACGGCCTCCCCACCCGCGTGCGCCAGGCCTCCCTCGCGCCTCCGCTGCGTGACGCGCCGCCGCCCGCCGCCGGGGGCCCCGACCGCGAGGTGTCCGCCGAGGAGATGCGCTCGATCTTCGGATCCTTCCAGCGAGGGCTGGACCGCGGCCGCCGCGGCGACAGCGTCGGACCCGAGTCGCCGAGCACCGCACCGCAAGCCCGCACGACCGATGAAGGGACCGACGACGATGGCTGA
- a CDS encoding Lrp/AsnC family transcriptional regulator — protein sequence MRLNDLDERIVHALAEDARRSYADIGAMVGLSAPAVKRRVDRLRDVGAITGFTVRVDPAALGWETEGFIEIYCSRNTSPEAIERGLKRYPEIASASTVTGDADAIVQVFAADMRHFERVLERIAGEPFVERTKSVLVLSPLLRRYSSGSPA from the coding sequence GTGCGACTCAACGATCTCGACGAACGCATCGTCCACGCTCTGGCGGAGGACGCCCGCCGCTCCTACGCCGACATCGGCGCGATGGTGGGCCTGTCCGCTCCCGCCGTGAAGCGGCGTGTGGACCGGCTGCGCGACGTGGGGGCCATCACCGGCTTCACCGTACGGGTGGACCCGGCGGCCCTCGGCTGGGAGACCGAGGGGTTCATCGAGATCTACTGCAGCCGCAACACCTCGCCCGAGGCCATCGAGCGTGGGCTGAAGCGGTACCCGGAGATCGCGTCCGCCTCCACCGTCACGGGGGACGCGGACGCGATCGTGCAGGTCTTCGCGGCCGACATGCGCCACTTCGAGCGGGTGCTGGAGCGGATCGCGGGCGAGCCCTTCGTGGAGCGCACCAAGTCGGTTCTGGTGCTGTCGCCGCTGCTGCGGCGCTACTCGTCGGGCTCACCCGCCTGA
- a CDS encoding DUF742 domain-containing protein, producing the protein MSDHWYEDESGPLVRPYTVTRGRTRPASEQNIDLMSQVTALDPEGVDLPLDHARSALLELVRRGPRPVAEIAADADLPLTVVRVLLADLAEAGLVRISEPVTPRNLHDPVLLREIAARLREL; encoded by the coding sequence GTGAGCGACCACTGGTACGAGGACGAGTCCGGTCCCCTCGTACGGCCCTACACCGTCACCCGAGGCCGGACCCGGCCCGCGTCCGAGCAGAACATCGACCTGATGTCCCAGGTCACGGCCCTGGACCCGGAGGGCGTCGACCTGCCGCTCGACCACGCCCGCAGCGCGCTGCTGGAGCTGGTGCGGCGCGGGCCGCGGCCGGTCGCCGAGATCGCCGCCGACGCCGATCTGCCGCTGACCGTGGTCCGTGTGCTGCTCGCCGACCTCGCCGAGGCCGGTCTCGTCAGGATCTCCGAGCCGGTGACACCGCGGAACCTGCACGACCCCGTGCTGCTGCGGGAGATCGCCGCCAGACTGCGGGAGTTGTGA
- a CDS encoding DUF5995 family protein — protein MAQRELLAPPAGRRPSPVDSVVERMVSFRSIWPATDGVAVFNRVYLTVTEEIDRRIAAGDFPDRRAAATLDVLFARRYLAVVDAAAVGERPPACWRPLFQYRRHPGIHPVQFALAGINAHIGHDLALAVVDSCRVLDCEPADLEGEFDRVGDILTLLEERIREDLMPGPDLLEIADPLTHLLGAWSLDRARDGAWSAARLLWGVRSLPELADEFTERLDTGVGLVGRCLLTPWS, from the coding sequence ATGGCGCAGAGGGAACTGCTCGCACCGCCGGCCGGCCGCCGCCCGTCCCCGGTCGACTCCGTGGTGGAGCGGATGGTTTCGTTCCGCTCGATCTGGCCCGCGACGGACGGGGTCGCGGTCTTCAACCGCGTCTATCTGACCGTCACCGAGGAGATCGACCGGCGCATCGCGGCGGGCGACTTCCCCGACCGGCGGGCCGCCGCCACGCTGGACGTGCTCTTCGCCCGGCGCTATCTGGCGGTCGTGGACGCGGCCGCGGTGGGCGAGAGGCCGCCGGCGTGCTGGCGGCCGCTGTTCCAGTACCGGCGCCACCCCGGCATCCACCCCGTGCAGTTCGCCCTCGCCGGGATCAACGCCCACATCGGGCACGACCTGGCGCTCGCCGTCGTCGACAGCTGCCGGGTGCTCGACTGCGAACCGGCCGATCTGGAGGGCGAGTTCGACCGGGTCGGCGACATCCTCACGCTCCTGGAGGAGCGCATCAGGGAGGACCTGATGCCGGGACCCGATCTGCTGGAGATCGCGGATCCGCTCACCCATCTGCTGGGCGCGTGGAGCCTGGACCGGGCGCGCGACGGCGCCTGGTCCGCGGCCCGGCTGCTGTGGGGCGTACGGTCCCTGCCGGAGCTGGCCGACGAGTTCACCGAACGGCTGGACACGGGCGTCGGCCTGGTCGGGCGCTGCCTGCTGACGCCCTGGTCCTGA
- a CDS encoding flavin monoamine oxidase family protein: MTSTVPTAVQHTDAQPPITMFGPDFPYAYDDFLAHPAGLGQVPATEHGTEVAVIGGGLSGIVAAYELMKMGLKPVVYEADRIGGRLRTVGFDGCDPELTAEMGAMRFPPSSTALQHYIDLVGLVTEPFPNPLSEATPSTVVDLKGESHYAETIDDLPQVYRDVAAAWNACLEEGADFSDMNRAMRERDVPRIREIWAKLVEKLDNQTFYGFLCDSEAFKSFRHREIFGQVGFGTGGWDTDFPNSILEILRVVYTEADDHHRGIVGGSQQLPVRLWEREPQKIVHWPLGTSLASLHDGEPRPAVTRLNRTAGNRITVTDASGDIRTFQAAIFTAQSWLLLSKIDCDDSLFPIDHWTAMERTHYMESSKLFVPVDRPFWLDKDETTGRDTMSMTLTDRMTRGTYLLDNGPDKPAVICLSYTWCDDSLKWLPLSANERMEVMLKSLGEIYPNVDIRSHVIGNPVTVSWENEPYFMGAFKANLPGHYRYQRRLFTHFMQDSLPADKRGIFLAGDDISWTAGWAEGAVQTALNAVWGVMAHLGGTTDPTNPGPGDVFDEIAPVELPED, encoded by the coding sequence ATGACGTCCACGGTGCCCACCGCTGTCCAGCACACCGACGCTCAGCCGCCGATCACCATGTTCGGTCCGGACTTCCCGTACGCGTACGACGACTTCCTCGCCCACCCCGCCGGCCTCGGCCAGGTACCCGCGACCGAGCACGGCACCGAGGTCGCCGTCATCGGCGGCGGGCTCTCCGGCATCGTCGCCGCCTACGAGCTCATGAAGATGGGCCTGAAGCCCGTCGTCTACGAGGCGGACCGGATCGGCGGCCGGCTGCGCACCGTCGGCTTCGACGGCTGCGACCCGGAGCTGACCGCCGAGATGGGCGCCATGCGCTTCCCGCCGTCCTCGACGGCCCTCCAGCACTACATCGACCTGGTGGGACTGGTCACCGAACCGTTCCCGAACCCGCTGTCCGAGGCGACCCCCTCGACCGTGGTCGACCTCAAGGGCGAGTCCCACTACGCCGAGACCATCGACGATCTGCCGCAGGTCTACCGCGATGTGGCCGCCGCGTGGAACGCCTGCCTGGAGGAGGGCGCCGACTTCTCCGACATGAACCGCGCCATGCGCGAGCGCGATGTGCCCCGCATCCGGGAGATCTGGGCGAAGCTCGTCGAGAAGCTCGACAACCAGACCTTCTACGGGTTCCTGTGCGACTCGGAGGCCTTCAAGTCCTTCCGGCACCGCGAGATCTTCGGGCAGGTCGGATTCGGCACCGGCGGCTGGGACACCGACTTCCCCAACTCCATCCTGGAGATCCTCCGCGTCGTCTACACCGAGGCGGACGACCACCACCGCGGGATCGTCGGCGGTTCGCAGCAGCTGCCGGTGCGCCTGTGGGAGCGCGAGCCGCAGAAGATCGTGCACTGGCCGCTGGGCACCTCGCTCGCCTCGCTGCACGACGGCGAGCCCCGTCCGGCCGTGACCCGGCTCAACCGCACGGCGGGCAACCGCATCACGGTCACCGACGCGTCCGGCGACATCCGCACCTTCCAGGCGGCGATCTTCACCGCTCAGTCCTGGCTGCTGCTCTCCAAGATCGACTGCGACGACTCGCTCTTCCCCATCGACCACTGGACGGCGATGGAGCGCACCCACTACATGGAGTCGTCCAAGCTCTTCGTCCCCGTCGACCGGCCGTTCTGGCTCGACAAGGACGAGACGACCGGCCGCGACACGATGTCGATGACGCTGACCGACCGGATGACGCGCGGCACCTATCTGCTGGACAACGGCCCCGACAAGCCGGCCGTCATCTGCCTCTCCTACACCTGGTGCGACGACAGCCTGAAGTGGCTGCCGCTGTCGGCGAACGAGCGCATGGAGGTCATGCTCAAGTCGCTCGGCGAGATCTACCCGAACGTCGACATCCGCAGCCACGTCATCGGCAACCCCGTCACCGTGTCCTGGGAGAACGAGCCGTACTTCATGGGCGCGTTCAAGGCGAACCTGCCCGGCCACTACCGCTACCAGCGGCGGCTGTTCACCCATTTCATGCAGGACTCGCTGCCCGCAGACAAGCGCGGCATCTTCCTCGCCGGTGACGACATCTCGTGGACCGCGGGCTGGGCGGAGGGCGCCGTACAGACCGCGCTGAACGCGGTGTGGGGCGTGATGGCGCATCTCGGCGGCACGACCGACCCGACCAACCCGGGCCCCGGCGACGTGTTCGACGAGATCGCTCCCGTCGAACTGCCGGAGGACTGA